A single genomic interval of Zobellia nedashkovskayae harbors:
- a CDS encoding acyltransferase family protein — translation MSQLADNVSKRLFSLDVFRGLTMFLLIAEAAGFHHNFSELTEGTAFSGLAHQLHHHPWNGLRFWDLIQPFFMFIVGVAMPFSLRKRLASGDRKGVTKHILRRCFLLFAFGVLLHCVYSHALVWELWNVLVQLGFTILIAYAVMSLPNKIQIGISLGLLVLTEILYRAYNPEAPYVQGHDSFGAYVDMLVMGQVNDGYWVFVNFIPTAAHTIWGVVCGKVLLSHMSSAEKIKPFLIWGTALVVLGFAMDFSGITPIVKRIATSSFTLASGGFAILTLTLFYWLIDIKGYQKNWLKIFSVVGTNSIFIYLFAETVGVQWFQGFGLIWTEGLLAPIGISEKVIMVINAFFVLYIFWYITYFLDKHKVYFKV, via the coding sequence ATGTCTCAACTAGCCGATAATGTCTCAAAGCGTCTCTTTTCCTTAGATGTTTTTAGAGGACTAACCATGTTCTTACTTATTGCCGAGGCGGCAGGTTTTCACCATAACTTTTCAGAACTAACGGAAGGAACGGCGTTTTCAGGTCTTGCACATCAGTTGCATCATCACCCTTGGAACGGTCTCCGGTTTTGGGATCTGATTCAACCTTTTTTCATGTTTATTGTGGGTGTGGCCATGCCATTTTCCCTACGCAAGCGACTGGCTTCCGGAGATAGAAAAGGTGTAACCAAGCATATTTTACGTAGATGCTTTTTACTGTTTGCTTTTGGTGTTTTATTGCATTGTGTGTACAGTCACGCGCTGGTTTGGGAACTTTGGAATGTACTGGTACAATTGGGCTTTACCATTTTAATCGCCTATGCGGTAATGAGCCTCCCTAATAAAATACAGATTGGTATATCTTTAGGTTTATTGGTTTTAACAGAGATACTTTACCGTGCCTATAATCCTGAAGCGCCCTATGTGCAAGGACATGACAGCTTTGGTGCTTATGTCGATATGTTGGTCATGGGACAGGTAAATGACGGATATTGGGTGTTCGTAAACTTTATTCCTACTGCCGCCCATACGATTTGGGGCGTAGTCTGTGGAAAGGTTTTATTATCACATATGTCTTCGGCTGAAAAAATAAAACCATTTCTTATTTGGGGAACGGCTTTGGTAGTTCTTGGTTTTGCCATGGATTTTTCAGGCATCACACCAATAGTTAAGCGTATTGCAACAAGCTCTTTTACCTTGGCATCAGGAGGTTTCGCTATTCTTACATTAACACTTTTCTATTGGCTTATTGATATAAAAGGATATCAAAAGAACTGGCTTAAGATTTTCTCTGTAGTAGGTACGAATTCAATTTTTATCTATCTATTTGCCGAAACAGTAGGTGTTCAATGGTTTCAAGGATTTGGTCTTATCTGGACAGAGGGCTTGCTGGCTCCCATTGGTATTTCCGAAAAAGTAATCATGGTCATCAATGCTTTTTTTGTACTGTACATCTTCTGGTACATTACTTACTTTTTGGACAAGCACAAGGTGTACTTTAAAGTATAA
- a CDS encoding 3-keto-disaccharide hydrolase — protein sequence MNRIKITLFISSIALMACNSTKPTVAEAGWEDMFNGNNLDGWTTKIHHYETGDNFGDTFRAEDGMIKVRYDKYEGDFNDRFGHLYFDKPYSSFHLSMEYRFVGNLHPGAPVFTEMNSGVMYHSQDPRTMLKEQNWPISVEMQFLGGINEGEARPTGNMCSPGTEIVYDGKIYPSHCLSSSSKTYYGDQWVKAELIVRGDSLVTQIINGEVVLEYTKPQIGGGTVVGFDPKVKQDGKLLKEGMIALQSEGQPIDFRNVKIKNLKP from the coding sequence ATGAATCGCATTAAAATTACTCTCTTTATCTCTTCTATTGCCCTTATGGCTTGTAATTCTACCAAGCCAACCGTTGCCGAAGCCGGCTGGGAGGACATGTTTAATGGTAATAACTTAGATGGATGGACCACTAAAATCCATCATTATGAAACCGGTGATAATTTTGGAGATACGTTTCGTGCGGAAGATGGTATGATCAAAGTTCGCTATGATAAATATGAGGGGGACTTTAATGACAGGTTTGGACATCTTTATTTTGATAAACCTTACTCAAGTTTTCACCTTTCAATGGAATATAGATTTGTTGGGAATTTGCACCCTGGAGCCCCTGTTTTTACTGAAATGAATAGTGGGGTTATGTACCATTCGCAAGACCCAAGAACGATGTTGAAAGAACAGAACTGGCCTATATCCGTAGAGATGCAATTTTTAGGAGGTATTAATGAAGGTGAGGCAAGACCAACGGGTAACATGTGTTCTCCGGGAACTGAGATTGTTTATGATGGAAAAATATACCCAAGTCACTGTTTAAGCTCTTCATCTAAAACCTACTATGGAGACCAATGGGTAAAAGCGGAATTAATTGTAAGAGGAGATTCTTTGGTAACGCAGATTATAAACGGAGAAGTAGTTTTAGAATACACCAAACCACAAATTGGTGGTGGTACGGTAGTTGGTTTTGACCCGAAGGTTAAACAAGACGGAAAACTATTAAAAGAAGGCATGATTGCTTTGCAGAGTGAAGGGCAGCCTATAGATTTTAGGAATGTAAAAATCAAAAACTTAAAGCCTTAA
- the gloA2 gene encoding SMU1112c/YaeR family gloxylase I-like metalloprotein: MAFNKVHHIAIICSDYKKSKHFYVDILGLDIMTEVFREERQSYKLDLALNGEYIIELFSFPNPPQRPSRPEAQGLRHLAFEVDDVISERQRLMGKGIAVEPIRTDEFTGRKFTFFADPDDLPLELYEK; encoded by the coding sequence ATGGCCTTCAACAAAGTACATCATATTGCTATTATATGCTCTGACTATAAAAAGTCCAAACATTTTTATGTTGACATTTTAGGTCTAGATATTATGACAGAAGTGTTCAGAGAAGAACGACAATCTTATAAACTAGACCTTGCCCTTAATGGAGAATACATAATAGAGTTATTCTCGTTTCCTAATCCACCTCAGCGCCCTTCTAGACCCGAAGCGCAAGGTCTCCGTCATCTAGCTTTTGAAGTAGATGATGTAATAAGCGAAAGGCAAAGGCTTATGGGTAAAGGTATAGCCGTAGAACCCATCAGAACCGATGAGTTCACGGGCCGCAAATTTACTTTCTTTGCAGACCCGGATGACCTTCCTCTTGAACTGTATGAAAAATAG
- a CDS encoding S41 family peptidase, with translation MKKMLGKKILIPAFAIVILVAGSSFVKSDFFEIAKQIEIFTTLFKELNMNYVDETNPAELMDTAIKNMLDDLDPYTKFLNEQDVETYRINNAGEYSGIGALVRSFEDKLLIIEPYKDYPADKAGLKAGDEIIKIGAISVSDFDNNASELLKGANNTAVEVTYNRQGETKIATITRAAVEVDAVPFYKMIDDKTGYIVLSRFNAKASAQTKEALIDLKTKGAEKIVLDLRDNPGGLLSEAINVTNLFIEKGELIVTTKSKVKKFNSEYKTKNKPVDTEIPLVVLVNGSSASASEIVSGGLQDLDRAVIMGARSFGKGLVQRPLKLTYGTQLKVTISRYYTPSGRCIQSLDYWNRDEDNNAVKKSAFKDFTTRNGRKVQDGGGVLPDIEVAATKANELTTALLNNNVIFDYATNYFYKHQMDDVANFKFSDKDYADFKTFVSKSDFSYETKTEKTLRAAMTNREEVIFNDAIENDFKTLLLDIEKSKIVALDDYQREIKSKLQDEIVKRYFYREGLYDYYLKNDDAILAATELLSNETKYWGILK, from the coding sequence ATGAAAAAGATGCTAGGCAAAAAAATATTAATTCCAGCCTTTGCAATAGTCATTTTGGTGGCAGGTAGTAGTTTCGTGAAAAGCGATTTTTTCGAAATTGCCAAGCAAATAGAAATCTTTACTACCCTGTTCAAGGAATTGAACATGAACTACGTAGATGAAACCAATCCGGCAGAACTAATGGATACCGCCATAAAGAATATGCTAGATGACCTTGATCCTTATACCAAGTTTTTAAACGAACAAGACGTAGAAACCTATCGTATTAACAATGCTGGGGAATATTCCGGTATTGGCGCTTTGGTGCGTTCATTTGAGGACAAGTTGTTGATTATTGAGCCTTACAAAGATTATCCTGCAGATAAGGCTGGACTAAAAGCTGGCGATGAGATTATTAAAATAGGCGCTATTAGTGTTTCGGACTTTGACAATAACGCTAGTGAACTCCTAAAAGGAGCTAATAATACTGCTGTTGAAGTTACGTACAACAGACAGGGCGAAACAAAAATAGCAACCATTACCCGTGCAGCTGTAGAAGTAGATGCCGTACCATTTTATAAGATGATAGATGACAAGACAGGGTATATTGTTCTGTCTAGATTTAACGCAAAAGCCTCTGCCCAAACAAAAGAAGCCCTTATTGACCTTAAAACTAAGGGCGCTGAAAAGATTGTATTGGATTTAAGGGACAATCCTGGTGGCCTACTTTCGGAAGCTATAAATGTTACCAACCTTTTTATTGAAAAAGGGGAGCTGATCGTAACGACCAAATCAAAGGTCAAAAAATTCAATTCAGAGTACAAGACCAAAAACAAACCAGTGGATACAGAGATTCCGCTAGTGGTTTTGGTGAACGGCAGCAGTGCATCGGCAAGTGAAATTGTATCCGGGGGATTACAGGATTTAGACCGCGCTGTAATTATGGGTGCACGTAGCTTCGGGAAAGGGTTAGTACAGCGTCCGTTGAAGCTAACTTATGGTACGCAGTTAAAAGTTACTATAAGTCGCTATTACACGCCTTCTGGGAGATGTATACAATCATTGGACTATTGGAACCGGGATGAGGACAATAATGCGGTTAAAAAGAGCGCTTTTAAGGACTTTACTACCCGTAACGGTCGTAAGGTGCAAGATGGTGGTGGTGTTTTACCGGATATTGAAGTTGCGGCAACCAAAGCAAATGAACTCACTACCGCCCTACTGAACAACAATGTTATTTTTGATTACGCTACAAACTACTTCTACAAGCACCAAATGGATGACGTGGCTAACTTTAAATTTTCCGATAAGGATTATGCGGATTTTAAAACCTTCGTTTCCAAAAGCGACTTCTCATACGAGACCAAAACCGAAAAAACTTTAAGAGCGGCCATGACCAACCGTGAAGAGGTTATTTTTAACGATGCTATAGAAAATGACTTTAAAACGTTATTGTTAGATATCGAGAAAAGTAAAATTGTTGCTTTAGATGATTATCAACGTGAAATTAAAAGTAAGCTTCAAGATGAAATCGTTAAGCGTTATTTCTATCGTGAAGGGTTGTATGATTATTACTTAAAAAATGATGATGCCATTTTAGCGGCCACCGAACTTCTAAGTAACGAAACCAAATATTGGGGTATCTTAAAATAA
- the rnpA gene encoding ribonuclease P protein component, which translates to MADFTFPKKEKLKSKKLIEQLFAEGKPVSAFPIKLIYLPTDFIEDTRIKIGVAVPKKNFKSAVKRNRIKRLMRESYRLNKHLVFNNSEGSFAFLFLYLGREMPSQSNVEKAMKDVMKRFLSKNIPDSGS; encoded by the coding sequence ATGGCCGACTTCACTTTCCCGAAAAAAGAAAAGCTGAAAAGCAAAAAGCTTATCGAGCAATTGTTTGCTGAGGGGAAGCCTGTTTCTGCATTTCCTATAAAACTTATTTATCTTCCTACTGACTTTATAGAAGACACCCGCATAAAAATCGGTGTGGCGGTTCCTAAAAAGAATTTTAAAAGTGCTGTAAAAAGAAATCGCATCAAGCGTCTTATGCGAGAAAGTTATAGACTTAACAAACACCTAGTTTTTAACAATAGTGAAGGCTCTTTTGCGTTTCTATTTTTATACCTTGGTAGAGAGATGCCGTCTCAAAGCAATGTTGAAAAAGCCATGAAAGACGTAATGAAACGTTTTTTGAGCAAAAACATTCCAGATTCAGGCAGCTAG
- a CDS encoding M1 family metallopeptidase, with protein sequence MKYFFKGIAAVMLLLSQAAIAQNGSYWQQHVDYNMEVDMNVENFLYTGTQKLVYTNNSPDELTRVYYHLFFNAFQPGSEMDMRLQSIPDPDGRMTDEEKNSRIAALKENEIGYLHATSLTQDGVKVDFVEEETILVVELAKPLPPGGKTTFEMEFKGQVPVQVRRSGRNSAEGVALSMSQWYPKLAEYDFEGWHADPYIAREFQGVWGDFDVKLTIDKNYVVGGTGYLQNPQEIGHGYEAPGTKVKKQKGKTLTWHFKAPMVHDFMWAADPEYIHDTLQVENGPMLHFLYKDNKDILDNWKKLQPKTAEFMKFFSKNIGEYPYEQYSVIQGGDGGMEYAMATLITGERKFGSLAGVTAHELAHSWFQHILATNESKHEWMDEGFTTFISTLAMNEVMEENKENPFEGSYKGYYSLVNSGKEQPQTTHADRYDLNFAYGIAAYSKGSIFLSQLGYVIGQDKLMETIHKYYEDFKFKHPVPNDIKRTAEKVSGMELDWYLTDWTQTTNTIDYGITEVKDNAGKTEVSMVRTGNMPMPLDILVIYEDDTKETFYAPLRMMRGEKENPFPQIDRTVLEDWPWAQSNYSFTINKPIASIKAVVIDPSQLMADINQEDNVWQNIK encoded by the coding sequence ATGAAGTATTTTTTTAAAGGGATTGCTGCCGTAATGCTCTTATTGAGCCAAGCGGCTATTGCACAAAACGGTTCGTACTGGCAACAGCATGTGGATTACAACATGGAAGTGGACATGAACGTAGAGAACTTTCTGTATACTGGTACCCAAAAACTGGTCTATACGAACAATTCTCCAGACGAGCTTACTCGCGTGTACTACCACTTATTTTTCAATGCCTTTCAACCTGGAAGTGAAATGGATATGCGTTTACAAAGCATTCCTGATCCAGATGGTAGAATGACCGATGAAGAAAAGAATAGCCGTATTGCTGCATTGAAGGAAAATGAAATCGGTTATCTCCATGCTACGTCACTAACTCAAGATGGCGTTAAAGTAGATTTTGTTGAAGAGGAAACCATATTGGTAGTTGAACTGGCAAAACCACTTCCTCCTGGTGGCAAAACCACTTTTGAAATGGAATTTAAAGGACAAGTTCCTGTTCAAGTACGTCGCTCAGGAAGAAATAGTGCGGAAGGTGTTGCGCTATCTATGAGCCAATGGTATCCAAAACTGGCCGAATATGATTTTGAAGGCTGGCATGCTGATCCATACATTGCACGTGAATTTCAAGGCGTTTGGGGCGATTTTGATGTAAAGTTGACTATTGATAAGAATTATGTAGTTGGAGGTACTGGTTACCTTCAAAACCCTCAAGAGATTGGTCATGGGTACGAAGCACCGGGCACCAAAGTGAAAAAACAAAAAGGAAAAACCCTTACTTGGCACTTTAAAGCACCAATGGTACATGATTTCATGTGGGCTGCCGATCCTGAATACATACATGATACTTTACAAGTTGAGAATGGGCCTATGCTTCACTTCTTGTACAAAGACAATAAGGATATTTTAGATAACTGGAAGAAACTTCAACCTAAGACTGCTGAGTTTATGAAGTTCTTCAGCAAGAATATTGGCGAGTATCCTTATGAGCAATATTCAGTTATTCAAGGAGGCGATGGTGGTATGGAGTATGCCATGGCAACTTTAATTACAGGAGAACGCAAATTTGGAAGCTTGGCTGGTGTTACTGCACACGAATTAGCGCATTCTTGGTTTCAGCATATTTTAGCTACCAATGAATCCAAACACGAATGGATGGATGAAGGCTTTACCACTTTTATCTCTACATTGGCTATGAACGAAGTAATGGAAGAGAACAAGGAAAACCCTTTCGAAGGCTCTTACAAAGGATATTATAGTTTGGTAAATTCTGGTAAGGAACAACCACAAACTACGCATGCAGACCGTTATGACCTTAATTTTGCCTACGGTATTGCTGCCTATAGCAAAGGTTCCATTTTCTTGTCTCAACTCGGTTACGTCATTGGACAGGATAAATTAATGGAGACTATTCATAAATATTATGAAGACTTCAAATTCAAACACCCTGTTCCGAATGACATTAAGCGTACTGCCGAAAAAGTATCCGGTATGGAACTAGATTGGTATTTAACAGATTGGACCCAAACTACGAACACTATAGATTACGGTATTACCGAGGTTAAGGATAATGCTGGTAAAACCGAGGTTTCTATGGTCCGTACAGGAAATATGCCAATGCCTCTAGATATTTTGGTCATCTATGAAGACGATACAAAAGAGACGTTCTATGCGCCATTGCGCATGATGCGTGGCGAAAAAGAAAATCCATTTCCACAAATAGACCGAACGGTATTAGAAGATTGGCCTTGGGCACAATCTAACTACAGTTTTACAATTAATAAGCCAATTGCTAGTATTAAGGCAGTTGTAATAGATCCTTCTCAACTTATGGCCGATATTAACCAAGAGGATAATGTTTGGCAGAATATAAAGTAA
- a CDS encoding S8 family peptidase: protein MTSFFSKPLLGLSAALVLMGCGSTALVSTPIESIDTTPLKISDLSDAQKKNWGHLDLVSDTIPGMSVDKAYAEIIKNKKGETVIVAVLDSGMDLKHEDLDDVLWTNKGEKAGDGIDNDKNGYVDDIHGYNFLGESYNEQLEATRIVRLKLGDASLQAKAKTKVDTEYAKALQQKQQYEQIFQTVKNADDAVKKELGKDLYTAKDLAGIETTDEGMLQNIAILTQMLSYEDSIPEVLEQVEAGVKHFSDQLNYNYNVDFNGRKDVGDDPYDINDLGYGNGNPQNRQEDESHGTHVAGIIGAERNNGKGANGVANNVAIMSIRAVPNGDEYDKDIALGIRYAVDNGAKVINGSFGKSFSPEAKWVYDAIKYAAEKDVLFVHAAGNEGADLDDPANPNFPNDQVDNGPEIADNVLTVGALSSKYGSEMVASFSNYGDVNVDVFAPGDEIYSSMPGNDYEFQGGTSMASPAVAGVAALIRSYYPKLTASQVKHIIMESGLAPTTKVILSGDASKTATLDEVSTSGKIVNTYNALIMADNVSTGKIKL from the coding sequence ATTGATACTACTCCATTAAAAATATCCGATTTATCAGATGCCCAGAAAAAAAACTGGGGACATTTAGACCTTGTTTCCGATACCATTCCAGGTATGAGCGTTGATAAGGCCTATGCAGAAATTATAAAGAACAAAAAAGGTGAAACGGTTATCGTTGCCGTTCTTGATTCTGGTATGGATTTAAAGCATGAAGATTTAGATGATGTGCTCTGGACCAACAAAGGAGAAAAAGCTGGTGATGGTATTGACAACGATAAGAACGGTTATGTTGATGATATTCATGGATACAATTTTTTAGGCGAATCATACAATGAGCAACTAGAAGCTACGCGTATAGTGAGGTTAAAATTGGGCGATGCTTCACTACAGGCCAAAGCCAAAACAAAAGTTGATACCGAATATGCTAAAGCATTGCAACAAAAACAACAGTACGAGCAAATTTTTCAAACTGTTAAGAATGCCGATGATGCCGTTAAAAAGGAATTAGGCAAAGACCTTTACACCGCAAAAGACTTAGCGGGCATTGAAACAACAGATGAAGGCATGCTGCAAAATATTGCCATTTTAACTCAAATGTTGAGCTACGAAGATTCTATTCCTGAGGTTCTAGAGCAAGTTGAAGCAGGAGTAAAACACTTCTCCGATCAGTTGAACTATAACTACAATGTAGATTTCAATGGCCGTAAAGATGTAGGTGATGATCCTTATGACATTAATGATCTTGGTTATGGTAACGGAAACCCACAGAATCGCCAAGAAGATGAAAGCCACGGTACACACGTTGCCGGTATTATTGGAGCGGAGCGTAATAATGGCAAAGGAGCTAACGGTGTTGCAAACAATGTTGCAATAATGAGTATCCGTGCCGTTCCAAACGGTGATGAATATGACAAAGATATTGCTTTAGGTATTCGCTATGCAGTAGATAATGGAGCAAAAGTGATTAACGGTAGTTTCGGAAAATCTTTTTCTCCTGAAGCTAAATGGGTTTATGATGCTATTAAATATGCAGCAGAAAAAGACGTTCTTTTTGTACATGCAGCAGGTAATGAAGGTGCGGATTTAGATGATCCTGCCAACCCTAACTTTCCAAATGATCAAGTAGACAACGGTCCCGAAATTGCAGACAATGTTCTTACGGTAGGTGCATTATCGTCTAAATACGGTTCTGAAATGGTTGCTTCTTTCTCTAACTACGGTGATGTAAACGTTGATGTTTTTGCCCCAGGCGATGAAATTTATTCGTCAATGCCAGGTAATGACTATGAATTTCAAGGAGGTACTTCAATGGCATCCCCTGCCGTTGCCGGTGTTGCTGCCCTAATTCGTTCTTACTATCCAAAATTGACTGCTTCTCAGGTAAAGCATATAATTATGGAATCTGGTCTTGCGCCAACAACAAAAGTAATTTTGAGCGGTGATGCTTCTAAAACGGCTACCTTGGATGAAGTTTCTACTTCAGGTAAAATCGTAAATACTTACAATGCACTTATCATGGCCGATAACGTATCTACCGGTAAAATAAAACTATAA